CAACTAAGTTGATAGTTATGTATTTGCCGTACCTGTTGAATCAACATTTGTTAACTGAGGAATATTCGAATGAAAGTGAAGACATTATCTGCAGTAATAACTTTAATCCTCTCCACACCGTTATGCGCTAATGCACAAATCGACATAAGTGCTATTGAAGCGAGATTAAATGCGTTAGAACAACGTGCAAATGCGGCTGAAGCAAGAGCTGCAGCCGCAGAACAAAAAGCAGCTCGTCTCGAACAACTCATTAATTCAAATAATGGGTCTAAAGGGAAGTCTACAAATAACGTTACTTCAATGAATATGGAGCAACGCATTGCTGTATTAGAAAAGCAATCAGATGAAGCTCAAGCCAAAGCAAATATCGCTCAGACTCAGCTAAATAAACTTCAACAAACACAGTCAATTCAGTTTGCTAAGACAAAAAATAAAGAAGGTGCAGGTTTTTTCTCTACGAATACAAATTGGGGCGATCTCAAATTGTATGGTGATGTTGAATATAATATTGATGCAGCAAGTAAAAAAGGGCAATTAACATCAATGAGAATGATGCCCGGAAAGCAAAAAGACTTTGAAGATAATGAAAAGTGGTCACTTAATGGGCGTATTTTAATTGGTATTGATGGTGAGAGAGAATTAAAAAACGGCAATTACGCTGGTTTTCGTGTTCAACCTATGGCTGACATGACGGGTAAAATGAATCTAGATGATGCTACCTTTTATTTTGGTCAACGTAATAAATGGGAATATAAAATTGGTCGTTATGAAGCGTATGATATGTTCCCTTTAAATCAAGATACTTTCGTCGAATATTCAGGTAATACCGCAAATGATTTATATGGTGATGGTTTTGGCTATATTTATATGATGAAAGAGGGGCGTGGTCGTAGTAGTGATGGTGGTAGCATGATGGTTAACACTCATTACAATGACTGGTATTTTGAATTA
This genomic stretch from Proteus vulgaris harbors:
- the rafY gene encoding glycoporin; translation: MKVKTLSAVITLILSTPLCANAQIDISAIEARLNALEQRANAAEARAAAAEQKAARLEQLINSNNGSKGKSTNNVTSMNMEQRIAVLEKQSDEAQAKANIAQTQLNKLQQTQSIQFAKTKNKEGAGFFSTNTNWGDLKLYGDVEYNIDAASKKGQLTSMRMMPGKQKDFEDNEKWSLNGRILIGIDGERELKNGNYAGFRVQPMADMTGKMNLDDATFYFGQRNKWEYKIGRYEAYDMFPLNQDTFVEYSGNTANDLYGDGFGYIYMMKEGRGRSSDGGSMMVNTHYNDWYFELNALVEDGTSVFKDGEYHGRKLDNRKNVIYMRPVIAWQKDNLTIAGAIDANVISKAYGYEDENGKFQDQSRRTGYGLTLKWDTLADDPVNGIVANLSVAYLDAKDENDFSMGSNVLWRKFQLGYIYAHNDIKAYYQTSGNNEQNETYLTLNPGKYNINTVFASYELPNILDMDNFKTYLGAYYSRIDGKDEINVHSSDKDRYGARIRFKYLF